The genome window GCAGATAGTGCGCCGCCATCGCGTCTGCGAGTGCGGCGAGGTCCGGCGTGGGGCGTCGGCCCGTATCGATCACGATGCCGCCGGGACAAAGGGCGAGGATCTGCGCCGCTGCAAGGCGCGCATCGCGTGCCGCCGCCTGCCGATCCGCCGCCCCGTCGAGCGCGATATTGGCCCGTCCATCGGTCAACAGCGCCAGTGACGGCGTGAAGCCGCGCCCGCGAACCTGGCGCGCCAGGTTTGCTGCTGTGAACAATCCGGCGGCCAAAGGTGTCCCGCCTCCGCCCGGAAGGGCAGCCAGCCGCTTTCGCGTCTGGACGAGCGATCGTGTCGGTGGCAGCAGGATTTCGGCCCCGGTGCCTCGAAACGCGACGAGCGCGACATGATCGCGGCGTGCATAAGCCTGCGACAGCAAGATCTCGATCGCGCCTTTTGCCTCCGCGAGCCGGCTCATCGCCTGAGAGCCTGACGCATCGACGACGAAGATCAGCAGGCGGTCGGATTTCTGCTCGAACTGGCGGACATGCAGATCCTCGAGCCGGAGCGTCAGACGCTGCTCGGGTCCTGCGCCGCCCCTGACCTTCTGCCATGGAGCCGCCGCGCGCAGCGTCGCGGCGAGGTCGAGGCGTGCTGCATCCGAGGGGCGTCCCTGCCGCGCGGGCAGGGGGCGACCGCGCCGGTTGCTGCGGATCGCCGCGCCGGATCCGCGCGCGGCGCTCTGGACCCGTGCCGCCCGTCCGGCGGCAAGAGCGCGGAGCAGATCGGCGGGAAGTTCGGCGCGAGCGGCATCGACCAGCATGTCCTGCGGGGGGGTGCCCTGCATCGCGTCGTCCTGCGGGGGCTCCGGCGGTTCGACCGCATCGTCGTCGGGGGGTGCGTCACTTTGGTCCGGCGGCGCATCCTCGGCCGCAAGGGCCCGATGTGCGAGCGTCAGTTCGACCGCGCGGCGCAGATCGTCGATTTCCACCCGGTCGCGCCCGGCCAGCGCCGCGAGGCCGCGCGCCGCTTGCGCGGCCAGCATCGGCGCGCGCAGGCTCCGGATTCCCAGTGACATTGCCGTCGCCACCAGGGTTTGCCGGTCGTCGTCGGTGAGCATGACGCGCGCGCGCCGCGCGCGCGCCGCGTCGAGATTGCGGAGCTCCACCTGGCCGAGATCCGCCAGTCGGAGGTCCGACAGATCGAGGAAAAGGCTCAGCCGATCGACGAGCGGCGCGGCCAGTGTCTCGTCCTCGCCCGCCGCCTCGTCCAGTACGAGAAGGGCGGTCTCGCGTCGGTCGATCGCCTGTCCCAGGCGCGCAGCCAGGCCCGGCG of Palleronia sp. LCG004 contains these proteins:
- a CDS encoding magnesium chelatase subunit D, translating into MSGSPGWARVRDALRLFALDPKAMGGIWIRSRPGPARDRVLDLLAPLGARRITPNIADETLDGGMDLAATLALGRPVERDGILARGDLICLGMAERTAPGLAARLGQAIDRRETALLVLDEAAGEDETLAAPLVDRLSLFLDLSDLRLADLGQVELRNLDAARARRARVMLTDDDRQTLVATAMSLGIRSLRAPMLAAQAARGLAALAGRDRVEIDDLRRAVELTLAHRALAAEDAPPDQSDAPPDDDAVEPPEPPQDDAMQGTPPQDMLVDAARAELPADLLRALAAGRAARVQSAARGSGAAIRSNRRGRPLPARQGRPSDAARLDLAATLRAAAPWQKVRGGAGPEQRLTLRLEDLHVRQFEQKSDRLLIFVVDASGSQAMSRLAEAKGAIEILLSQAYARRDHVALVAFRGTGAEILLPPTRSLVQTRKRLAALPGGGGTPLAAGLFTAANLARQVRGRGFTPSLALLTDGRANIALDGAADRQAAARDARLAAAQILALCPGGIVIDTGRRPTPDLAALADAMAAHYLPLPRADAARLGRAVAPIMAG